A window of Citrus sinensis cultivar Valencia sweet orange chromosome 7, DVS_A1.0, whole genome shotgun sequence contains these coding sequences:
- the LOC102619425 gene encoding caffeic acid 3-O-methyltransferase-like isoform X2, with the protein MNSFHDQLMKPPNDEEDFMLIMELAHSSLLPMTMKAIIELGVLEILAKASPSQLSSSEIASQLPTNNQEASTVLDRMLRLLASYSFLTYNLVTNKDGNVFRVYGLASVCRYLLPNEDGVSLAPIFLLAQDKVSVDPGYHLKDCLLEGTLPFMKAHNAKNPFEYAMKDARRRNLFNQSMRNHTALVMKKILEIYKGFEEINQLVDVAGGLGVEHVGGDMFVEVPKGEAIFLKWILHDWSDDQCVKILKNCYDALPEFGKVIVVDSLIPESLETDILSRFVYLLDIQMYTVIPGAKERTVEELKALATKAGFTVVKLVCRGYSCWLVELYK; encoded by the exons ATGAATTCATTCCATGACCAACTCATGAAACCACCAAACGATGAGGAAGATTTCATGCTGATCATGGAGCTTGCCCACAGCTCATTACTTCCGATGACCATGAAAGCTATCATCGAGCTTGGTGTGTTAGAGATTTTAGCTAAAGCTAGTCCATCTCAGCTTTCTTCTTCTGAGATTGCATCTCAGCTGCCCACAAATAACCAAGAAGCCTCAACAGTACTTGATCGAATGTTACGACTCCTTGCTAGTTACTCTTTCCTAACATATAATCTTGTCACAAATAAAGATGGAAATGTTTTCAGAGTATATGGTTTAGCGTCCGTTTGCAGATATTTGCTTCCAAATGAAGACGGAGTTTCTCTTGCTCCCATTTTCCTCTTAGCTCAGGACAAAGTTTCTGTAGATCCTGG GTACCACTTGAAAGATTGTTTATTGGAAGGGACCCTGCCTTTTATGAAGGCACATAATGCAAAAAATCCATTTGAGTATGCTATGAAAGATGCTAGAAGACGGAACCTCTTCAATCAATCAATGCGCAATCATACGGCTTTAGTTATGAAgaaaattcttgaaatctaCAAAGGATTTGAAGAGATAAACCAATTGGTAGATGTTGCCGGTGGTTTAG GTGTGGAGCATGTTGGAGGAGATATGTTTGTTGAAGTGCCTAAAGGAGAAGCTATTTTCCTGAAG TGGATACTTCATGACTGGAGTGATGACCAATGTGTGAAGATACTGAAGAATTGCTACGATGCTCTTCCAGAATTCGGGAAGGTCATTGTGGTAGACTCTTTAATACCAGAGTCCCTTGAGACTGATATTTTAAGCAGGTTTGTTTATCTGCTTGACATACAAATGTACACTGTTATTCCTGGGGCAAAGGAGAGGACAGTAGAGGAGTTGAAGGCTCTGGCGACAAAAGCTGGATTTACAGTTGTTAAACTTGTCTGTCGTGGTTACAGCTGTTGGCTTGTTGAACTCTACAAATGA
- the LOC102619425 gene encoding caffeic acid 3-O-methyltransferase-like isoform X1 yields the protein MNSFHDQLMKPPNDEEDFMLIMELAHSSLLPMTMKAIIELGVLEILAKASPSQLSSSEIASQLPTNNQEASTVLDRMLRLLASYSFLTYNLVTNKDGNVFRVYGLASVCRYLLPNEDGVSLAPIFLLAQDKVSVDPGYHLKDCLLEGTLPFMKAHNAKNPFEYAMKDARRRNLFNQSMRNHTALVMKKILEIYKGFEEINQLVDVAGGLGANLSLLVSKYPQIRGINFDLPHVIKDAPSYQGVEHVGGDMFVEVPKGEAIFLKWILHDWSDDQCVKILKNCYDALPEFGKVIVVDSLIPESLETDILSRFVYLLDIQMYTVIPGAKERTVEELKALATKAGFTVVKLVCRGYSCWLVELYK from the exons ATGAATTCATTCCATGACCAACTCATGAAACCACCAAACGATGAGGAAGATTTCATGCTGATCATGGAGCTTGCCCACAGCTCATTACTTCCGATGACCATGAAAGCTATCATCGAGCTTGGTGTGTTAGAGATTTTAGCTAAAGCTAGTCCATCTCAGCTTTCTTCTTCTGAGATTGCATCTCAGCTGCCCACAAATAACCAAGAAGCCTCAACAGTACTTGATCGAATGTTACGACTCCTTGCTAGTTACTCTTTCCTAACATATAATCTTGTCACAAATAAAGATGGAAATGTTTTCAGAGTATATGGTTTAGCGTCCGTTTGCAGATATTTGCTTCCAAATGAAGACGGAGTTTCTCTTGCTCCCATTTTCCTCTTAGCTCAGGACAAAGTTTCTGTAGATCCTGG GTACCACTTGAAAGATTGTTTATTGGAAGGGACCCTGCCTTTTATGAAGGCACATAATGCAAAAAATCCATTTGAGTATGCTATGAAAGATGCTAGAAGACGGAACCTCTTCAATCAATCAATGCGCAATCATACGGCTTTAGTTATGAAgaaaattcttgaaatctaCAAAGGATTTGAAGAGATAAACCAATTGGTAGATGTTGCCGGTGGTTTAGGTGCTAATCTCAGCTTACTAGTTTCTAAATACCCACAAATTCGGGGTATTAACTTTGACTTGCCTCATGTCATTAAAGATGCACCTTCTTATCAAg GTGTGGAGCATGTTGGAGGAGATATGTTTGTTGAAGTGCCTAAAGGAGAAGCTATTTTCCTGAAG TGGATACTTCATGACTGGAGTGATGACCAATGTGTGAAGATACTGAAGAATTGCTACGATGCTCTTCCAGAATTCGGGAAGGTCATTGTGGTAGACTCTTTAATACCAGAGTCCCTTGAGACTGATATTTTAAGCAGGTTTGTTTATCTGCTTGACATACAAATGTACACTGTTATTCCTGGGGCAAAGGAGAGGACAGTAGAGGAGTTGAAGGCTCTGGCGACAAAAGCTGGATTTACAGTTGTTAAACTTGTCTGTCGTGGTTACAGCTGTTGGCTTGTTGAACTCTACAAATGA